The following are encoded together in the Candidatus Aegiribacteria sp. genome:
- a CDS encoding T9SS type A sorting domain-containing protein encodes MFNKKTSQENFFANALLLFSLIIISSSIHASVASDIPYTRTDRNDILPYNWISSDVFTVPDAKEQDIEYVGSCMWSQVTDVFSAGSDLWASFNNGLCHIDISDISNPVVVSELYIPCGSKGITGTNDIIVENSYAYIGDKDGLRIVDINNMELVSTYPLQRAHTLFLCDTILYVADGTGVKVFNVTNPAIPDSIGFYPIPGAVGIDIDSYYAYISDTGGMGLTILDITIPDNPVFVSNYNTPGYGNNVAFSNGHAFIADHNNGLEIVDVTDPLNPVLKSNIQTSGSAYDVKVAGNYAFVAADNMDVIDISNLSTPFIAQTFPSMDDVRSIFLSGDYLFSSEGSFLEILNIQQPTNTYLEGSLERPYWLQEVRIGEGIAYIADMGEIYLVPGGLKIVDISDQENPFLQGEYSMDLWAIPNNLDIKDSYVYMQDYISSTYKLIALDVSNPDMPQLAGEYPYTAKDIFTGDSYVYVLDSDKLRIFDLQDPSNPILEGSLTLSDDALRICVNNGYAFIAGNGVNTLWIVDVSDCSNPQLITSITTACNYARDIVVQDSLLYLVCTQHMQIINIDDINNPAIISTFDEVNSATGICVANNYAYIADNNLLKIDISDPAAPSFVEAYPIPGCAYNVAVFDKYLFVTTESSFLIFQDSDLLHIAAEDEFLQMGTALIQNYPNPFNMQTTIEYHLPVSTRITLNIYDLQGRKLRMLVNDVQFAGSYSVVWDGKDSLGECACTGVYYYMLELDNAYIQSGKLLLIR; translated from the coding sequence TTGTTCAATAAAAAAACATCTCAAGAAAATTTTTTCGCAAATGCACTTCTACTGTTTTCACTGATAATTATTTCTTCTTCAATTCATGCATCTGTTGCATCGGATATTCCATATACGAGAACTGATCGGAATGATATTCTCCCTTACAACTGGATTTCAAGCGACGTTTTCACTGTTCCGGATGCTAAAGAACAAGACATTGAATATGTAGGAAGTTGTATGTGGTCTCAGGTCACTGATGTATTTTCAGCAGGTTCTGATCTCTGGGCTTCATTCAATAACGGTCTTTGTCATATTGACATCTCCGATATTTCAAATCCTGTAGTTGTTTCTGAGCTGTATATCCCCTGTGGGAGTAAAGGTATAACAGGAACAAATGATATTATAGTTGAAAACAGCTACGCATATATCGGTGATAAAGACGGGCTTAGGATCGTTGATATTAACAACATGGAACTTGTATCAACATATCCTCTGCAAAGAGCCCACACGTTATTCCTGTGTGATACTATTCTCTATGTAGCTGACGGAACGGGTGTGAAAGTTTTTAATGTCACCAATCCTGCAATACCGGATTCGATTGGCTTTTATCCGATACCGGGCGCAGTCGGAATAGATATTGATAGTTATTATGCTTACATCTCTGATACCGGAGGTATGGGGCTTACGATACTTGATATAACCATTCCGGATAATCCTGTTTTTGTTTCAAACTACAACACACCGGGTTATGGGAATAATGTTGCCTTTTCGAACGGACATGCTTTCATTGCAGATCATAATAACGGACTTGAGATTGTGGATGTAACTGATCCGCTGAACCCGGTTCTTAAATCGAATATTCAAACATCCGGTTCTGCATATGATGTTAAAGTTGCCGGTAATTATGCCTTTGTTGCGGCTGACAACATGGACGTTATTGACATATCCAACTTGAGTACGCCGTTTATTGCACAGACATTTCCTTCGATGGATGATGTAAGATCAATATTTCTCAGCGGTGATTATCTGTTTTCATCCGAAGGTTCTTTTCTGGAAATACTGAATATTCAACAGCCGACAAATACTTATTTGGAAGGAAGCCTGGAAAGACCTTACTGGCTTCAGGAAGTCAGAATCGGCGAGGGTATTGCATATATCGCGGATATGGGTGAAATCTATTTGGTACCGGGTGGATTGAAAATCGTTGATATCAGCGATCAGGAAAACCCTTTCCTGCAGGGGGAATATTCAATGGATCTGTGGGCAATCCCCAATAACCTTGATATCAAGGATAGTTACGTGTATATGCAGGATTACATCAGCTCTACATACAAGTTAATCGCTCTCGATGTCAGTAACCCTGACATGCCACAGCTGGCCGGAGAATACCCGTATACCGCAAAAGATATATTTACAGGTGATTCTTATGTGTATGTTTTAGATAGTGACAAGCTAAGAATATTTGACCTGCAGGATCCATCAAACCCAATTCTGGAAGGATCTTTAACTCTCAGTGATGATGCGTTAAGAATTTGTGTCAATAATGGATACGCCTTTATCGCCGGAAATGGTGTAAATACCTTATGGATAGTGGATGTAAGCGATTGCTCAAATCCGCAGCTGATAACTTCTATAACGACAGCCTGTAATTATGCCAGGGATATTGTAGTGCAGGACAGCCTGTTGTATCTTGTATGCACTCAGCATATGCAAATAATAAACATAGACGATATTAATAATCCGGCAATAATAAGCACATTTGATGAAGTTAACAGCGCAACAGGTATTTGTGTTGCAAATAACTACGCCTATATAGCAGACAATAACTTGCTGAAAATAGATATTTCTGATCCTGCAGCACCGTCTTTTGTAGAGGCATATCCAATACCTGGTTGTGCTTACAATGTAGCGGTGTTTGACAAGTATTTATTTGTTACAACCGAATCTTCATTTCTTATTTTCCAGGATTCAGATTTATTGCATATTGCTGCTGAAGATGAATTTCTTCAGATGGGAACAGCTCTAATACAGAATTATCCAAATCCTTTTAATATGCAGACAACAATAGAATATCATCTGCCTGTTAGTACCCGCATAACCCTTAATATATATGATTTACAGGGGCGGAAACTGCGAATGCTTGTCAACGATGTTCAATTTGCCGGCAGTTATTCCGTGGTCTGGGATGGAAAAGACAGCCTTGGTGAATGCGCCTGCACGGGTGTGTATTATTATATGTTGGAATTAGATAATGCCTATATTCAATCAGGTAAACTTCTACTAATAAGGTAA
- a CDS encoding C40 family peptidase codes for MSLLSSFIIFSGLAVLAQELPDIPQQYSCIIIEEQPEEVSYTLVDSILSYAVSFLGTPYVYGGIDSTGFDCSGLAYRVFNDYGIPLPRTVSGMELMGVAVDRDDLQPGDLLIFDNPRHTGIYLGDGDFIHCSSYLDRGVVITPITHSNYARRYSSSRRVLQE; via the coding sequence GTGAGTTTACTCTCTTCTTTCATAATATTCTCTGGTCTCGCGGTTTTAGCACAGGAACTTCCTGATATTCCCCAACAATATTCCTGCATTATCATTGAGGAACAGCCCGAAGAAGTATCATATACACTCGTGGACAGTATTCTCAGTTATGCTGTGTCATTTCTTGGTACGCCTTACGTTTACGGAGGCATTGACAGCACAGGATTCGACTGCAGCGGTCTGGCCTACAGGGTATTCAATGATTATGGAATTCCACTGCCAAGAACTGTCAGCGGTATGGAATTAATGGGTGTGGCAGTTGACCGGGATGATCTGCAGCCCGGTGATCTGCTGATATTCGATAACCCCAGGCATACGGGGATCTATCTTGGAGATGGTGATTTTATCCACTGCTCATCTTATCTGGACAGGGGAGTGGTAATAACCCCTATTACTCATTCGAACTATGCCCGAAGATACTCCTCCTCAAGGCGTGTATTACAGGAGTGA